The Lodderomyces elongisporus chromosome 6, complete sequence region ctgttgctgttgttgttgagggtGCTGAGAcattattgaaaatgaGTTCTTTGTATTTATCAGATATCAAGAGTGATTGAggttgattttgattcaaGTTGAGTATTGAACGAAGGACTCAAGTGGTAGTAGTTGATAACTTTGAAAGTATTTtagtttatttatttatctaTTTTAATAGGAAAAGGTCGGTGTGATTCGACAGATGCATATAAATAATCGGAGAGAGTATTGACTGTGATGAATGTGGAAGTTCAATGTGATACTTTCTCTCGTCAATGGAATGGAATGGAGTGGAATAGGCAATCAAGGTAAGGAGAAGAGTGAATAAGGAGTGACAAAAGGTGTATCTTAATGCTGAATTAGAATTGTGTTGCAAGTaatggaagaagaagaagaagaaggggaaaaaaacgAAGCTCTATGAAAGGCTGggttgaagaaagaaagtgatcttgttgagtttgatatttcaaaaagttttacttttttttttcaataactAGATTTGATAATTATCTGGTGAGATATTGCAATGTAGATATATGAATGTAGAATATTAAgcaatcttttcttttcgtgTAATCTAAATTGTACTTTCTTCTAACGACTTCAGATTAGAATGAATTGAGAATTTAACAGAAATTTAGCGAAAGTAAGTAAATTAACAAAGTACGAATTtggagaaaaaattgataaaaataaaattttagAAAAAGATTTTGGATTCTTTCACAAAAGAATTGGAGACTTTCGTGTTAGCGTGTTAGCGTGTGAGCGTGTGAGCGTACCTTTCCTCGTTTCTtcgttgtttttcttttttagttGGTTCTCTTTACCATAGAGTAGCAaattgtgtgtgtgtgtgtgtttttgaGACCTCCTGTTTGTTATTAAAAATCCCAATCCGTATATATTAATCATGCTTTGTTTTATGTAATCTAAAGTGGAGGAAAGAGGGAGGGGGGAAGGAAGAGCAATAGAAACTCACAACAATAAAGAGGTTGGAACACAAAGATCATTAGAGCCAAAAGGGGGAGGGGTGGATTACACGAGAGCAGCAATATTGCCAATTTGTTGATACtaagttttctttttcttttcctttatttttttttaatttctatTTGCTGGAAAGGAGTGTTTGTTGGATGTTTGTTGAATATTgtgttgatttttttttttcttttcttttttttaccttttgGCTCAACCAACCTTTGTGTTCAGTTACACAAAAGTAGAATAACCCTTtaactttgtttttgccaATTTTTTGACGCGTCGAGATATTTcttgttctgttttttttccattttccaatttccattttctttttgtcttttctttttatactTGGGTAATGGTTGTTTAAAGTGTTTCTTCTAGAACTATATAGAGTtatcaaattgaaaagaagagaagagaagagaagagaaaagagtaCAGTTCTAGTCTTGAATGCTAACAGTTACAGTAATTTGCTTCACTAAGTAGTAAACTGTATAATGTAGAGAACACTATATTTCAATGTGAAAAGTTGGAGTTTTCTGTCAAAGAATGAGAAagatcttttttttatttttattttattttttttcaatttttttctctcgtgtcgttttttttttggttttaattttgctgGCGCTGCAACAGATTGGGCGGATGAAGGAGGAGGGgagaggaagaaggaaacgaaaaataaaagggaagaaaacaacagtaacaaaaataacaacaacaacaagaagattTCAACGCTTTTAATTAGTCCAATGGCATCCTTTGGCATCCTATTTGTCCTTcttgtcctttttttttcgttttcacGAGAAACACGCATTGGCAAGTACACCCTTTTTTGAGATTagtacaaaaaataaaaaaaagaagtggaTTTCAGATACTACAAGAcggaaagaaagataatCAGACGTGTTGTATTACATATCCACAATATGTGGCGATATTCAGCTTTCAACTTCTACCTCTTACATTTATCTTAgccaaaatgaaaataagacggaagaatgaaataaataaatagaaaatatgAGACCTTagatatttattattacaACCTAAGTAAAAGGATTCCATAAAAACAACATTGGAAAGTCTTAATAAGTGTAAACATATATAAAGCAGCAAAGATATATTCATCGCCCTGTTTGAAAGAAAGGGTTGAAGAAGTTACCTCGTCAATGTTGAAATTGTCGCGACAATTTTTTGAcgtggttgcaaaaaaaataaaaaaataaaaaataaaaaataaaaaaatattaaaaatttACGcgcctcttcttttttaaattttcaattattcttattcgctcctccttttcctccttttcctcctccttcttcttttctctttccgagaaaaaacaaaaattaaaaaatagaaaaacgAGACGGCATTAGGCAACAGGCGAACGAGATTTTATACAATTGCATCTCTCCTTTAACAAAAGGTTATTGTCCACGAAGGATAAGCCCcttatccttttttttttttgtattatcTGTCTACAGCTTTCCCATAACTTGACGGCTAATATGTTTCTATATTTATTATCAATATATAGCAATTAATATTCACGTAAATATTAATGtaacaattttttattttttgtcttctcTTTTATCCCAATTTGGACCTTTTgttacatacacatacacacacacacaatacCTTTcgtctcctttttttctctatcAATGCGCTAGTAATGGagatatacatatatatatatatatatagaaagTAAGAACATAAAATTCACTTAGCTCCGAATCACGTGCCAAATTCTCCGTATCTCAAAAAACACCATACAAAGCAAGGTTCAATTTACATCAAAACTTTCATTAAaactctctttcttttctctataTATAATGTATACAAAGCAACTACATTAATTAGTATGCACCTCTACCTCTACCTGGcataccaccaccaccttgCTGCTGGTCCTGTTGATCATTCTTTATCGTTTCATCAAcagacaacaacaatgtaGCAGCCTCTGTGGCAGACGCAATAGCATTGACCTTGACCAATGCTGGCTCCCAAATAAAACTCTTCATATTATCACCAACATTCTCCAATTGGAAATCAATACCATACCATGTCTCACCTCTGGCATGCGCACTTCTCAACTTGTTCAACAACTCAATCGCATCCAACCCAGCATTCTCACACAATTGTCTAGGAATAACTTCCAAAGCCTTGGCAAATCCACTAATAATCAACTGTTGCTTACCAGCAATTGTCTTGGCATAAGCTCTCAAATACTTTGACAATTCCATCTCTATAGCACCACCCCCTGCAACAACTTGATGATGACTTACAGCTCTCTTGACAATCATTATAGCATCGTGTAAAGACCTCTCAACTTCAGCAATGACTTGCTCAGCACCACCTCTCAAAATCAATGTCGACGTCTTGGCCTCAGGACAACCAGTAAACACATTATACCTCTCACTACCAATTTGCACTTCCTCAAACTTTTTACACGTTCCCAAATCTGCCGCTTGAATATTAGAGCACGTACTTTGCAATCTACCACCCACAGCTTGCAACACCCTCTCCATATCTTCACTAGCAACTCTTCCTGCACAAAAGATATTTCTGTCGGCAAAATACTGCGTAGCAAGATCACCAATAGGCAACTTCGACAATACAATATTGGCACCAGAAGCATATATAGCCTCCAACTTATTCAAAATAATTTGCCAttcagcatcaacaatagCCTGGTAGTCCTTAACTTGCTCAACTCTAACCTCAGCATTATCCTTTTCCGCCTTCAACTCCAACTCAACATTCAATGCCAAAATTTTAGGATCATCAAAAGATTTCGGCTGCTGCTCAAATCCTGCATACGAAAATGTCTTTTTGaaagcaacaccatcaacaaACATTGACTCTTCAAGACCACCACCTGGAACTTTCTTCACACCAATCAATTTCTCATCCAAGTCATTTGGATCAAGACTCAACacagcatcaacaaccaTCTTTGTGAAAAAACTCGAGTTCTGACTAATCAACTTCGACGACATCGCAGTAGTTGCACACTTCTCCAATAACTGTCTAAACTCTTGCTTGTCACCAGTCTTGATATCAACTGCAATCTCCTGAATCTTCTCCATACACAACTCACATGCTTTTCTGTAACCTTTTGTAATCAAGTATGAGCTGATTCCATCTTCAATAAACCCCTTGGCTTCTTTAAGCAATTCTCCAGCCAAAATTGTCACCGAAGTGGTTCCATCACCAACTTCAGCATCCTGTGATCTAGAAATATCCACCAACATCTGTGCTGCAGGGTGCACAATATCGAGAAGTTTCAAAATAGTGGCTCCATCGTTGGAAATAGTGGTTTTACCATTGGACGAGACTATAAGAATATCGGAACCAAAAGGACCCAACGTAGGCTTTAAAGTATCCTGAATCGCTAAGCAGGCATTGATATTAGTGATGATCTGGCCACGACCCTGTGAGGCATCGGTACCCTCTTTCAACACCACAATAGTAGGTGTCTGATTGGAAAATGACATTGTTTTTATAAACAAGTGGTATCAATTGCAGTTTGGGCTCTTTTAGGGATGAAAGATGGTTATAATAGAGTAAAGCTCTATTTGGTGCGAtgtctatatatatatatctagatcctttatttctttaaaaCGGATTGATAGAAGATGTTGGAAGAGTGCGAAAAATTACAATCACATTTGAACATAAACACACGACTAAgattatatatatggagAGAAGTAGAAAGAAGGATCAAGgtataatgaaaaaaaaaaaaaattcattgTGCCAAAGAGAAAGTAAACGAGAGAGAATAGATACGAATCTTGAGAAAGAGAGCATTatcaaaaaattttcaaacgACCAAAAGTTGGAAAAATTGGCAACATCGATTTAGatcaaaggaaaaaaataataaaaaaaaagaaagaagaagaacaaaaaaaatagacaGTCAAGTACAACTGTTGAACAGCGTTTATTGACTAATTTAATACAACCACAATTGTCAATACCACTATTGCCACCTCACACATCTTCAATATTTCAATGTTTCCATCGCGAATTTCCCGACCAGCTGCCGTTGTACGGCTCAACTTCAACTTGATGCAGACACGAAACCGGTCGAGTCGACAAAAGATCACAATCTCCATGGCCAATGAAGTTAACCTTTCGTCTCGAAGAGTGATGCGTAAGATCCAACAGGGTAAAGCACGTCCCGCAATAATGTACCAGTTTGACACTTTGGTAGAACTAAGTGATGGTTCAGTTATTAAGCGTAGATCACAAGCACCAAAGGATGAAGTCCGTATGATCATGGATCAAAGAAACAATGCTCGTTGGAACCCACACATTCCAGATTTGGACACATCAGACTTGACTGCAGCCGGTAAGATTGGTAAATTCAAGTCTAAGTTTGCAGACTTTACGGGAGAAGAGGTTTCCAAGTCTACAAAGCCAGTAGATGAATTGACTCcagaggaagaagatgctatcaaggaagaagagaagaaggcTGCTAAAGCAAGAGATGCAGAGTTGTTTGACTTGATGGGTGAAAATGCCGAAGAAATCACACATGGTAAATTGCACGATCGaaaagcagaaaagaaTAGGTTCAAATAGTGAAGGCTACACCAGAAAACaataggaaaaagagattcAAAAATTAGTGCAGgaatagcaaaaaaagatgaaactATGTACATATAATGCATTGTAAATAAAACGTACGAATTAGGAAATTAGAATGGTAAGTCCTGTTTATCTATTTGTTTGTCGGTTTGttcatttgtttgtttgtttgtttgtttgatttcttcactcttttgtcttgtttttctGGCTCTTATTGTAGTAGTCTTGGTTTAAGAACCTGGTGCAAATAATTTGCATTATCAAAAGCTCGCAAGTATTCTATTATAGATGGAAAATCCCAACCCGAACGTCTTAACTCGTCTATGGTCCATTTGAGTGATACTTTGTCCTGGTGATACACTGCTAATCTAGCAAGAATTTTGAGACACTCCACCATGCCTGCAGGAGTAAGATGAAGGAGTTTCACAAAATTGTTTGGTAGATTGTACCGCTCAAGATCTATTTTCAAATAGTATGTATTGGATTTGTAAATCTGCTGGTTTACAGCGCGTACAAACTTGATATAGTATCGGATACCTTGGCGCAAGTTGACTTTGCATAtccttttcaaaacttCAATCGTAAATTGTTCTCGTACATGGTCGTTTGGTGGTAGAACCGAGAACTTGTTATATAAATCATTAAAGAATTTGCAATCTTTGCAAGATGCAACTTTACTAAATATGAATAGATACGCCAATTTGGCTTCATCAAGGTTAAGACTCTTTACCTTTGATTTACATTCGTCAAATTTGCCCTTACTCCACCTCGTTTTGATCAACAATTCATTCTCCTTTGCATTGAGCAGCGAGTGCAGTTTGATTGTATTAACCACTTTTTGTACTGTTTTGTCATCTCCCAAAGCTAAATATCCTTTTAATAAGCCAGTTAGTGATGTTCTACGAAGTGGAGTTTTTAAGTCTTGGACTGTGGTGCGAAACAAGTGATGGTCATGGTCTgcataaaaagaaattttgaaatcaatCATGTCCAGTGTGTTGAATACTGTAGGTAAGTTCACAAGCAATTCCAACAGTGTTGTCGTGTTATGATGGATCGTAACCAACGCAATCAACAAACTAGAAATTTTTCGAATATTTCTATAAGGAACTTGTGCGCTTAAATGCTTGTAAGTGATATTCCAAACTTCCATTGCTTTAATAGAGTCACCATTGTCGATATTGACACTTAGCATCGACTCAACAACATCTGCCAACTGTTGTGAGCTCAATACTTGCAATGATCCATCCTTCCAtagtttgaaaaacaagtaatttgcaaaataatTTCCTAATGTAGATGAACTTAGATATAACAAACTCCTGTACAAGTCCTTAGATTCAACAACAGCTTTATCAAAATTATTCAAAAGTTGCAAGATGCAATATGCATTTTGGGGGAAATAACGCACGCTTGCATTACTTGCCACCTGCAATAACAATGGGAAGTGCTTATATACTATTCGAGTACCTTCCTTCCcatcttttgctttttctctATGAAGATGCAACATAAAGATCGTGGCACTTTCAATCTCTCCCATATCTAGCAAACATTTAACATAGCATTCTTGATAATCTGTAAGTGCCTTTTCATCATATGTACTCCATTCATTAGTAGATAAGTGGTTTTTTCCGATCAAATGGGCTACTGCTTCTCGAATCTTATTAACGTCACCTGCAAGTATTAAATCTCTAAAATCTTTCAAAATGTATTGTCTTGATTCAAAAGACTTGGACAAAAGGGGACCATATAAAGCACTTGATGTGCTTATATCTTCAACACTAGCTGTACTGGGCCGCTCGATATAGTTCGCCAATGTTGGTATCAGTGACTTTGTTGCCATATAGTTATGGCTatgtttttgtctttttgcgCTATTGATCTTGTTAAGCCGTCGCAGGTCGGCTATAATCTTATTAAAGCTGCCACATTGATGGATATATCGTCGATATATCAGCAATGACGTTTGAACCCTCCAATTTTGCAGTCCAAAACTCATATCAACTTAATGACCATACCTCTTGGTTCATTTTATACCTTTAGTTCAATAGAAACGAGATTTTgtaacaatttttttattgtgtGCGGTGCGGTGCATCATCGGGTAATAAAGAAGTTGGAGGAAAAGTAActaaaaattaataaaaaaaaaaaggtaaggtaaaagaaacaaaaatggtAAAGAACTACATATACAATAACGTGAGGAATAAAAGAGGGGGATTACGCCAGTCAAGAATGAAAGTATGCTTCCCTTTTTAATTTGCCCTAACTTTTTGAGTATTCTATAGTGAGAAATGTCTATCTATTTGTCAACTTTATatactttttaatttatatttttaatttttttcatttttatgaATCTTATGTCCATTTGCTTTTAAATTATGTCATGTTCATTCTATTAAAATTtcatacaaaaaaaaaattgtcgGACCTTGAAATcaatgtttttcttttttcttcttttttcttctttcttcttgttcacATAAACTTACATTCACCCATACCGAATCCATACATCACTTTCTCCACGTGTCGCTTGATCAACGGCCAGTCCTGTCTTCGCTGAACAAACTCGTAAATATCCTCTTGACTGAAAATTCCATTGAACTTTGATAAATCACTAACGAGTTTCCCAATTGCTTTGGAGTCATCTCCACTTATCAAGTACAAATTGCCAATCTTTTTTAATGCCAGGTACAATGGCACAACAAACCTTTTGTTGGTCCTTATATGTTGTACAATAAATTCGTAGTACAAGTTGAGATCTGAAATCAAATTTGTAGCACCCAATACGGATATCGAACGCTTCTTAATGAGCTTTACAacagtttgaaaaaaacgCTCTGCAATCTCTTGCTGgaaaacatcaacaactgaCTTATCTGCACTACCAGTAAGCAAATCCATATTCTCCTCTAGAATCTTTGTCGCTTTTTGTGCCGCATCCGTAGGACCAAAATTAGCCATGGTTAATGGTGTGGCACCTTCTGCAGGACAATAATCTGTATCGAGTAAGTACTCTTGAAATGATATCTCGATTTGGTGAACCAATATTTCAATTCCAATATTAAGACCATCTGCTACATTCTTATCAACCAATGCctccaatttctttttgctttgcaaCGAAGGGTTCAATATactgttttcatttttcaccAATTGTTTATGTACAATCTCTTCCTTGTAAAAAATCTCCACCATTTGTATAATAACATCAGCCATATTTATCAAGTCAAAGAACATCACCAAAGGCTCGGCAAATTTCTCGTTATGTTCTGTAGTGTAAGTAGGAGAGTTTGGGTTATAGGTCTGCAAATAAGTGAGAGCCTTGTCAAAACCGGGTCGCAAATGTTCGAGTTCAATCACATCCATCACTTCCATGAAGATGTCTTGCACGGATTGAAAAATATCTGATCTTAAAGACgagattgaaaaatcaCGAAAGGTCAATAAGCGAGCCAATGCCAGTCTGGCATTGTTTAACAAATCGAGCACCACCTCGGGACTAAAAATCTTGTCAAGGGATTTAATGTTCTCCGACAAAATTTTTGCTTTAGCTTGCATTTCAGATATTTTCTCCTTTGTTGTGTCATCCTTACTCAAACCAAGAGTGAAAACACTCTTGAAACTTGTTAAAAAGTCGTTTTTGGACTCAATCTTGATACTATCCAAAATCCTTGACGAAGTTTCCGCCTCTCGCTTCGTAATGCTCTCATTCCAATCTTCcacttttacttttgccAAGGTTTTACATTGCAAAACCTCCTCCCGCATATATTCGGCGGCAAAGGATTCAAACAGCATATCAATAAGTTCCTGAACAAGTTGATGATAAGATTCTCCGCAATTCTCtgatttttgcaattgatcAATAAACGTTGTCCCCAATTCTTGATAAATGAATGGTACAGTTTGCAAATAAAGTCCATATTTTTTCGAAGCTTCGGTCAAGACTAAGATCAATTCAGTTAATTTATTTGAAATCAATTCTTCACATACCTTGTACATCATCGGTACCGATTGAGGAAATATCAAATCAATAATCGCACATTGTTCGTTGAACACATTCGCGAGCTTATCAAAAAACTTGCCAAATGCTTCCAAATCTAATTGCTCatctttgaaaaattgctCAACTTCATTGGGTGTCAAGCTGAATTTCTCTTCATCGCCATCAAAAATGctcttttgcaaaaaaaaatcaattagTGTTTGCAGATTTTTCAACGACACCAAAATCATAACAAACTGTCTTGTCTTTTCATAATCTTCCAAGTCAAAATGGATCTCCAACTCTCTCAATAGcgcattttcaaatatttcAAAGAGTTCTGAGAGTTTTTCGTGACCAATAGCTCTCGAGTCCTCAATATAGTCAATTCGATTATATGCCATCATGTTGGTTAGTAGTTTAGCTTGCTCCTCCGGAGTCTGGTACTCTTTGAAAATTCGCAACTTATCATAGCTCTTGTTACCAACAATGTCATAGTAAAATGGTGCTAAACATTTGTGGATTTTGAGCACTTGGTACCGAGCATTTTTCGGCGACCGATATACATAGTCCAAGCACCTCAATGGATCGTCCAAGTAATCCAttttctggtttttttgCTTAATAACCTCCTTTGTAAGTGGTTTTGCCGAGCTCCAAGCTCCAAGAGCTTTGAGCAAAGAAACCCATAGTTTAGGATCACTGGCTGCCTCAAAAGTGTTTCTCGATACCAAGCTGAACGATAAGAGATCCTTGACTGGTAAATAGCCAGCAATTCTTCGTGCTATCGGTAGTGGTATCTTGTCCTTATTGTACACATCTATATCTGAGTTCCACAACACCTGAGCCATGACACTAGTTTTTGTGTATGTGGGGGCATACTTGAGGGTTTTCAATACAAGAATGGGTAATTTTTCGTGAGAAAATCGCGATTATTAAAACCTGCTCAaattttacattttttaataaaaaaaagaaaaaaaaataaaaaataaaaaataaaaaaaaatattaatgAACTGGGTATGTGTGACAATGAGttggagagaaaaaaaaaaaaaatctaaaAAGAATTTGCAGCTTTATGAAATCGATCAAATCTTGAACATAACTTTCCATCGAACTTACTTTGTCATCTCACTTCCACtatcttattctttttgctcCTTTTGTCCCCCTTTTACCCCCTTCCCATCCCCTCCACAAAGTAATGCGATCCATATAGTAATGCTACGATGTTTGAGATGCAAAAATATAACCCAGAACACGAGTTTACCAGTACACTTCTACCAGGCCTACCGACGAGTCTCTGGAAAACCAACTACGTTTTTCGACCGAAATGTAAAGTCATCACTACCACAGAAAATAGCAACCTACATCAACGACAAGATCACGTCACTGTATGACCATATAATAAATGAACCAGTACAGGATCTAATAGACAGAGTACCCAATTTGCATAACGACCTTCGACGAGCAGCGGATACGGAGAATAAACTTTCCACCATCCTTTCATATGACCCTACTCAAATTGATCCGCAACTATATTACCATTTTTATGAGCCACCAGCAAGCGCATCTACTGAAAGATTACTTTTGAAACGATTGTTGTTTCATCAGCACTATGCCAGTTGTTGGGCATTGTTTATGGGCAACTCGCTTACGGATTTAGATGAGTTTCTAAGAAATGTGCGACGATATTTATCAGTAATGGAGAATGACTTTGCAATTTTAGATTTCGTTATTCAGATGCCCGAATTGGATGGAAGAGATAGCTACAGGAAGTATATTTACAATGCACTTTATGAAGTGTTCGATATTGACGCTGAATTTGTGCATCAGAAATCAAAGGAGATTGCAAACCTCTCATCGATTGCAGCGGTCTATTCATTCGCCAAAGATGATTTTATTTCGCAAACTTTATGTCTCAAAAGAATCATACAAATAATTTATGGcgaagaaaatggaaatgatgCCTCTAAATATGAAATAGTGAATCAGTTACTCAAGTTTCCCCAAATTATTCGACGGCCGGGATGGTTGACATCAGTGTTCCCAAGATTTGAAATGCAACTGACTTTGAATGGAAACGATATTCCATTGGAGATTGAAGTTTTTACTGGGGCAGTAGAAGAATTGCTTACAAAAAAGCAATTGTGTGTCAACTTGAACAATGCGGATGTAATATATATGTTGCATTCACAAGTTGACACATTTACAATTTTTCTGGCATATCGATTGGGTAGATCACATGAGCGTATATCCAATTATCTTATACAGAAACTTCTCGATGAAGAAACTAGACTTGGAGATGAAACTTACCAAAACTCCACTACCAATTTTCATAAATTTAGAGCCGCATTTTGGCACTGTGCCCAAGACTTGGAAAGACCGTTGCTTGTCAAGTGCATGGACTATCTATTACCTCTTGAAACAAACTTTACCGGATTATTCAGTCATCTCAACGAAGAAGATCAATGCGACTTGGCATTGTCTTACAAGAACTATACCCCTGCACAACGAGTGAGTCTTATTGAACATTTTCACCGCAATCGGCTGTTAGCAAGACAATTGATCAAATCATTGAGCGTATCTGACGACGTGACACTAAAAGACTTGAAAAATTTAGCACGCGCTAATATCACTACTCGCAAAACGCTTCTTGAAATTCACAGAAGTGTGCTTGTTAGAGCCCATACCATTGACGGCGAAATTTTGTTAAGCATTGTAAATAAACTATTAGCACTGATTTTCAAGGAACCGGGAAATTTCCAACACCTATACTACGAGCTCGAtaaaaagtacaaaaaaCTGTTTCACAATTCATTTA contains the following coding sequences:
- the RCY1 gene encoding F-box protein: endocytic membrane traffic, recycling ReCYcling 1 (BUSCO:EOG09260NXJ); its protein translation is MAQVLWNSDIDVYNKDKIPLPIARRIAGYLPVKDLLSFSLVSRNTFEAASDPKLWVSLLKALGAWSSAKPLTKEVIKQKNQKMDYLDDPLRCLDYVYRSPKNARYQVLKIHKCLAPFYYDIVGNKSYDKLRIFKEYQTPEEQAKLLTNMMAYNRIDYIEDSRAIGHEKLSELFEIFENALLRELEIHFDLEDYEKTRQFVMILVSLKNSQTLIDFFLQKSIFDGDEEKFSLTPNEVEQFFKDEQLDLEAFGKFFDKLANVFNEQCAIIDLIFPQSVPMMYKVCEELISNKLTELILVLTEASKKYGLYLQTVPFIYQELGTTFIDQLQKSENCGESYHQLVQELIDMSFESFAAEYMREEVLQCKTLAKVKVEDWNESITKREAETSSRILDSIKIESKNDFLTSFKSVFTLGLSKDDTTKEKISEMQAKAKILSENIKSLDKIFSPEVVLDLLNNARSALARLLTFRDFSISSLRSDIFQSVQDIFMEVMDVIELEHLRPGFDKALTYLQTYNPNSPTYTTEHNEKFAEPLVMFFDLINMADVIIQMVEIFYKEEIVHKQLVKNENSILNPSLQSKKKLEALVDKNVADGLNIGIEILVHQIEISFQEYLLDTDYCPAEGATPLTMANFGPTDAAQKATKILEENMDLLTGSADKSVVDVFQQEIAERFFQTVVKLIKKRSISVLGATNLISDLNLYYEFIVQHIRTNKRFVVPLYSALKKIGNLYLISGDDSKAIGKLVSDLSKFNGIFSQEDIYEFVQRRQDWPLIKRHVEKVMYGFGMGECKFM
- the CCT7 gene encoding T-complex protein 1 subunit eta, with translation MSFSNQTPTIVVLKEGTDASQGRGQIITNINACLAIQDTLKPTLGPFGSDILIVSSNGKTTISNDGATILKLLDIVHPAAQMLVDISRSQDAEVGDGTTSVTILAGELLKEAKGFIEDGISSYLITKGYRKACELCMEKIQEIAVDIKTGDKQEFRQLLEKCATTAMSSKLISQNSSFFTKMVVDAVLSLDPNDLDEKLIGVKKVPGGGLEESMFVDGVAFKKTFSYAGFEQQPKSFDDPKILALNVELELKAEKDNAEVRVEQVKDYQAIVDAEWQIILNKLEAIYASGANIVLSKLPIGDLATQYFADRNIFCAGRVASEDMERVLQAVGGRLQSTCSNIQAADLGTCKKFEEVQIGSERYNVFTGCPEAKTSTLILRGGAEQVIAEVERSLHDAIMIVKRAVSHHQVVAGGGAIEMELSKYLRAYAKTIAGKQQLIISGFAKALEVIPRQLCENAGLDAIELLNKLRSAHARGETWYGIDFQLENVGDNMKSFIWEPALVKVNAIASATEAATLLLSVDETIKNDQQDQQQGGGGMPGRGRGAY
- the MRPL36 gene encoding 54S ribosomal protein L36, mitochondrial, coding for MFPSRISRPAAVVRLNFNLMQTRNRSSRQKITISMANEVNLSSRRVMRKIQQGKARPAIMYQFDTLVELSDGSVIKRRSQAPKDEVRMIMDQRNNARWNPHIPDLDTSDLTAAGKIGKFKSKFADFTGEEVSKSTKPVDELTPEEEDAIKEEEKKAAKARDAELFDLMGENAEEITHGKLHDRKAEKNRFK